A stretch of Bos taurus isolate L1 Dominette 01449 registration number 42190680 breed Hereford chromosome 5, ARS-UCD2.0, whole genome shotgun sequence DNA encodes these proteins:
- the OR10A7 gene encoding olfactory receptor family 10 subfamily A member 7, which translates to MICENHTQVTEFILHGFTNKPEMQHSLFVLFLVIYTVTLLGNFLIVTVTIVDPALQTPMYFFLRNLSLLEICFTLVMVPKMLVDLVSPRKSISFVGCGTQMYFFFFFGSSECFLLSMMAYDRFVAICNPLRYSVIMNRSLCLWMAVGSWLSGVPVSMLQTAWLMAHPFCGPSTIDHFFCDGPPVLKLVTEDTTIYEMQALASTLLFIMFPFSLILVSYTRIIKTILMMPSATGRQKAFSTCSSHLIVVSLFYGTASLTYLRPKSKQSPESKKLVSLSYTVITPMLNPIIYSLRNNEVKGAVKRTFTRKVLQKLGVL; encoded by the coding sequence ATGATCTGTGAAAATCACACCCAAGTGACTGAATTTATCCTTCATGGTTTTACAAACAAGCCTGAGATGCAACATTCCCTATTTGTTTTGTTCCTGGTCATCTATACAGTCACTTTGTTGGGTAACTTCCTTATTGTCACAGTTACCATTGTGGATCCTGCTCTTCAAACacccatgtacttctttctcaggAACTTGTCACTTCTTGAAATCTGTTTCACCTTGGTCATGGTGCCAAAGATGTTGGTAGATCTAGTATCCCCAAGGAAAAGCATCTCTTTTGTAGGCTGTGGTACCCAGatgtacttctttttcttctttggcaGCTCTGAATGTTTCCTCCTCTCTATGATGGCTTATGATCGCTTTGTAGCCATCTGTAATCCTCTCCGCTATTCAGTCATAATGAATAGGTCCCTATGTTTGTGGATGGCTGTAGGTTCTTGGCTGTCTGGTGTTCCCGTGTCTATGCTACAGACAGCTTGGTTGATGGCCCATCCTTTCTGTGGACCAAGCACCATAGACCACTTCTTTTGTGATGGTCCCCCAGTGTTGAAACTAGTCACTGAGGATACAACCATATATGAAATGCAAGCACTTGCCTCCACACTACTATTTATTATGTTTCCCTTTTCCCTCATTTTGGTCTCCTACACTCGCATTATTAAAACCATCCTGATGATGCCCTCTGCTACCGGTCGCCAGAAGGCATTCTCCACTTGTTCATCTCACCTCATTGTGGTATCCCTTTTCTATGGAACAGCCAGCTTGACCTACCTACGGCCCAAATCCAAACAGTCTCCCGAGAGCAAGAAGCTAGTATCATTGTCCTACACTGTCATCACACCGATGTTAAACCCCATCATCTACAGCCTAAGGAACAATGAAGTGAAGGGGGCAGTCAAGAGGACATTCACTCGAAAAGTCTTGCAGAAGTTAGGTGTGCTTTGA